A single Ptiloglossa arizonensis isolate GNS036 chromosome 2, iyPtiAriz1_principal, whole genome shotgun sequence DNA region contains:
- the LOC143154842 gene encoding sodium/potassium-transporting ATPase subunit alpha, with translation MSSIFNSKILQFFIRPRRRQRHATSNLESLRRDIETDVHLRAALDLLQSLETDATHGLSTTVARDLLKENGLNALTPLKKTSNVFKFLGRCFGGFSLLIWVGVALCFCNYVLEYKTYGEASYEHLGLGIVLVALILITGMFSHYQESKSSRIMESFQQMLPRKTRVLRDGEKKELCVAELVVGDIVLLETGDRVPADIRILECQGLKVDNSSITGESIALLRTANVQTTRSVIEAKNMVFFSTDIVEGTGKGVVVACGDHTMMGRVAKLTSKLKPRPTPLSREIHWFMKLISFWAIFLGVLFFVLSLAMGYNWIDSTVFLIGIIVANVPEGLVATMTVSLTVTAKRMANQNCLVKHLEAIETLGCSAVICSDKTGTLTQNKMTVSHMWYDGELREVMASDTWKKYLKNPGFDNLARVASLCNRAEWAPLSENMPVPPLHKRKVLGDASDAALLKCMEVLVKGGVDTYRKNCTKVFEIPFNSTDKFQANVHVCRKKHFIFFKGAPESVLERCRTVAFGNETRELNDEIKNAYTESCYILANNGERVLGFADFNLPVSTFPPGFAFTEDPPNFPLQNLRLIGLISMMDPPRPTVPDAVFKCRCAGIKVIMVTGDHPDTARAIAKYVGIITEDLSHNDNNGTKRSIVVTGMELRDTLPAELDDIIRSYPEIVFARTSPVQKLQIVESCQRLHLITAVTGDGVNDSPALKKADIGIAMGIAGSDVTREVADLILLNDDFASIITGIEEGRRLFDNLKSSIAYTLASNIPEITPFLAFIVLGIPLPVGVICILCIDLGTDMWPAVSLAYEKSESDIMFRKPRIPTVDYLVGRRLIFMAYGQIGIIEACAGFFAYFLVMAEHGFLPGKLLDLRSLWDSIVVNDLQDSFGQEWTYEQRKILEYTCHTAFFVSIVIVQAADVMICKTRRNSLLQQGMNNWILNVGILIEIIVACIVCYAPYMDEILRTYPLKIEWWLPGVPYAVIILVYDELRKLWIRRNPGGWWERETCY, from the exons ATGAGTTCGATTTTTAActcgaaaatattacaattttttattcggcCAAGACGAAGGCAACGTCACGCCACCAGTAATCTGGAATCTCTGCGCCGGGATATAGAAACAGACGTTCACCTACGTGCGGCTCTAGATTTATTACAAAGCCTGGAAACCGATGCGACGCACGGTTTATCCACGACCGTTGCACGCGATCTTTTAAAAGAAAACGGACTGAACGCGCTCACACCACTGAAAAAGACCTCTAACGTATTCAAATTCTTGGGTCGATGTTTCGGAGgattttctttattaatttgg GTGGGCGTTGCGCTGTGTTTCTGCAATTACGTGTTGGAGTACAAAACGTACGGTGAAGCCTCGTACGAACATCTGGGCCTCGGTATAGTACTCGTTGCCCTGATTTTGATCACGGGGATGTTCAGCCATTACCAGGAATCGAAAAGTTCCCGTATCATGGAGTCGTTTCAGCAAATGTTACCGCGAAAGACTAGGGTCCTCAGGGACGGTGAGAAGAAGGAACTCTGTGTAGCCGAATTAGTCGTCGGGGACATTGTCCTTTTGGAAACCGGTGACCGCGTACCCGCTGACATTAGGATCCTGGAATGTCAAG GTCTCAAGGTCGACAATTCCTCGATCACCGGTGAATCCATAGCGCTTTTAAGGACGGCGAACGTTCAAACAACGAGGAGCGTTATCGAAGCGAAGAACATGGTTTTCTTCTCGACCGACATAGTCGAAG GCACCGGAAAAGGAGTGGTGGTTGCCTGCGGTGATCACACCATGATGGGACGAGTTGCCAAACTGACGTCTAAATTGAAACCGAGACCGACGCCGCTTTCGCGCGAGATCCATTGGTTCATGAAGCTGATCTCGTTCTGGGCGATATTCCTCGGTGTtctcttcttcgttctctcgttaGCCATGGGTTACAATTGGATCGACTCGACGGTGTTTCTCATTGGTATTATAGTGGCCAACGTACCGGAAGGGCTGGTGGCCACCATGACCGTCAGTCTGACCGTAACGGCCAAGAGAATGGCGAACCAAAATTGCCTGGTGAAACATCTCGAAGCCATTGAGACGTTGGGATGCTCCGCTGTTATTTGCAGCGACAAAACGGGGACCCTCACGCAAAATAAAATGACCGTAAGC CACATGTGGTACGATGGCGAATTGCGAGAGGTAATGGCGTCCGACACGTGGAAAAAGTACCTTAAAAATCCTGGATTCGATAATTTGGCCAGGGTGGCCAGCCTTTGCAACCGAGCGGAATGGGCACCTCTGTCCGAGAACATGCCTGTCCCGCCTTTGCACAAAAGGAAAGTCTTGGGGGATGCTTCTGACGCAGCTTTATTAAAGTGCATGGAAGTTCTAGTGAAAGGAGGCGTAGATACTTATAGGAAGAATTGTACAAAG GTGTTCGAAATACCGTTCAATTCCACGGACAAGTTCCAGGCCAATGTCCACGTATGCCGGAAGAagcatttcatattttttaaggGCGCACCGGAAAGCGTGTTGGAACGATGCAGAACCGTGGCGTTCGGTAACGAGACAAGGGAGCTCAATGACGAAATCAAGAACGCTTACACGGAATCTTGTTACATTCTTGCGAACAATGGCGAACGGGTACTCGGATTTGCTGATTTCAATCTCCCTGTTTCAACTTTCCCGCCCGGTTTCGCCTTTACGGAGGATCCTCCGAATTTCCCGCTTCAGAATCTGAGACTg ATCGGTTTGATCTCGATGATGGACCCACCGAGGCCAACGGTGCCAGACGCAGTGTTCAAGTGTCGTTGCGCCGGAATCAAGGTGATCATGGTAACTGGTGATCACCCTGACACAGCGAGAGCGATCGCGAAGTACGTCGGCATCATCACCGAGGATCTTTCGCACAACGATAACAatggaacgaaacgttcgattgtGGTGACGGGGATGGAGTTGCGCGATACACTGCCGGCTGAGCTCGACGACATTATAAGAAGTTATCCCGAGATCGTTTTCGCAAGAACGTCGCCTGTACAGAAGCTACAGATTGTCGAGAGTTGTCAACGATTGCATCTCATCACCGCGGTAACTGGCGACGGAGTTAACGACTCCCCGGCATTGAAGAAGGCCGATATTGGTATCGCCATGGGCATCGCAG GTTCGGACGTGACCAGAGAAGTCGCGGATCTGATTCTATTGAACGACGATTTCGCTTCGATAATTACCGGGATCGAGGAAGGACGAAGACTATTCGACAACTTGAAGTCGAGTATCGCGTACACATTAGCCAGTAACATCCCAGAAATAACGCCATTCTTGGCGTTCATAGTACTCGGTATTCCTTTACCCGTGGGCGTGATTTGTATATTGTGCATAGATCTGGGCACGGACATGTGGCCTGCTGTTTCGTTGGCCTACGAGAAGTCCGAATCGGATATTATGTTCAG AAAGCCCAGAATACCTACGGTGGATTATCTGGTGGGTCGTCGATTGATCTTCATGGCCTACGGACAGATCGGTATAATCGAAGCGTGCGCCGGATTTTTCGCGTATTTCTTAGTAATGGCGGAACACGGTTTCCTACCCGGTAAATTGCTAGACCTGCGTTCGTTGTGGGACAGTATCGTAGTGAACGACCTGCAGGACAGTTTTGGCCAAGAATGGACGTACGAACAACGCAAGATTCTCGAATACACTTGCCACACCGCTTTCTTCGTCAGTATAGTGATCGTGCAAGCGGCCGACGTCATGATTTGCAAAACCAGGCGGAACTCGCTTCTCCAACAGGGCATGAACAACTGGATCCTGAACGTTGGTATACTTATCGAAATAATCGTGGCCTGTATCGTATGTTACGCCCCGTACATGGACGAAATCTTGAGAACCTATCCGTTGAAGATCGAATGGTGGTTACCGGGCGTACCATATGCTGTGATCATTCTGGTATACGACGAGCTTCGGAAACTTTGGATAAGAAGAAATCCCGGCGGTTGGTGGGAGCGAGAGACCTGTTATTAA
- the Cpap3-b gene encoding cuticular protein analogous to peritrophins 3-B: protein MKTEVFCLLICLGVAMALTRKQEAAEQNRRKTALPVTQKKQQQQPASDEREEYEDEEELSDRCPEPNGFFPDAEQCDKYYDCRDDKFTEKLCPDGLVFNDFSPQHEKCDLPFGIDCSKRPKLQKPQPSPHCPRMHGYFGHEDTRICNTFYYCVEGKYNMITCPDGLVFSEKTGICNWPDEAQKKGCGSRELFNFTCPKVDDSVAATHPRYPDTEDCQYFYVCVNGEIPRRSGCKLGQAFDERTGKCDWARKVAECKDWYKGQLTDEELDALENPPPKPKHTGGHSRRKGAKPT, encoded by the exons ATGAAGACGGAGGTGTTCTGTCTGCTGATCTGTCTCG GCGTTGCGATGGCCCTGACGAGGAAACAAGAGGCTGCCGAGCAGAATCGTCGGAAGACCGCTTTGCCGGTAACGCAGaagaagcagcagcagcagccagCGTCGGACGAGCGAGAGGAGTACGAGGACGAAGAGGAACTTTCGGACCGGTGCCCAGAACCCAACGGTTTCTTTCCCGATGCGGAACAATGCGACAAATACTACGATTGTCGAGACGATAAATTCACGGAGAAACTCTGCCCAGACGGGCTGGTGTTCAACGACTTTAGCCCGCAACACGAGAAGTGCGATCTACCGTTCGGTATCGACTGCTCCAAGAGACCGAAACTGC AGAAACCACAACCGTCGCCCCACTGTCCAAGGATGCACGGTTACTTCGGTCACGAGGACACTCGTATATGCAACACGTTTTATTACTGCGTCGAGGGGAAGTACAATATGATCACCTGTCCCGATGGTCTGGTATTCTCCGAGAAGACCGGTATCTGTAATTGGCCCGACGAGGCCCAGAAGAAGGGCtgcggttccagggaacttttCAATTTCACCTGTCCAAAGGTCGACGACTCTGTCGCGGCTACGCATCCACGATACCCCGACACCGAGGATTGTCAATATTTCTACGTCTGCGTGAACGGCGAGATACCGAGGAGAAGCGGTTGCAAGCTGGGACAAGCTTTCGACGAACGCACCGGCAAGTGTGACTGGGCTAGAAAAGTAGCCGAATG CAAAGACTGGTACAAAGGTCAGCTGACCGACGAGGAACTGGACGCTTTGGAAAATCCACCGCCGAAACCAAAACACACCGGTGGACACAGCAGAAGAAAAGGCGCGAAACCGACATAG